The Pirellulimonas nuda genome includes a region encoding these proteins:
- a CDS encoding efflux RND transporter periplasmic adaptor subunit yields MLQPTGPNSVEIRRAGAAGKLLLTGLLLAAGVTAAWVMLAAPESTTQAIDEAVLYQVDRGDFELAITERGEVESVGDVEIRSEVKNPAGSNGLSILKIVPEGAVVDAGEFLVQLDSAALEADRTIQKIAVNTAKAAEVEARNLFETSVIAKQEYQQGLFIQERQTIESEMFVAEEDLSRARDYLTYSNRLGAKGYVSEQQIEADEFAVEQAKKVLDAAKTKLMVLEDFTKAKMVKTLESDIAINEAKWGAAQNSYELEAQKLRDIEQQIASCTIVAPSAGVVKYSHVRDRGGQDDFIVEEGAVVRERQTIIRLPDLSTMRVEMKVNESLVQYVKAGMPALIRPIGVDGAVIRGVVERVNQYAEPSGWRKANVKEYMAYIRIEGDTTELRTGMTASVTIKSMFTPNVLQAPVQAVYSHGPDSYCFVARDGALVAQRVECGPTNDRFYVIQNGLDLADHVAVNPRKLLRFVSLPELPAEKAQQAVSTGVAEPEPTAERTAQAESTPAA; encoded by the coding sequence ATGCTCCAGCCGACAGGCCCCAACTCGGTCGAGATCCGGCGCGCCGGCGCCGCAGGAAAACTGCTCCTGACTGGCTTGCTGCTCGCAGCAGGCGTCACGGCGGCTTGGGTGATGCTCGCCGCCCCAGAGTCGACCACGCAGGCCATCGACGAGGCCGTGCTGTACCAGGTTGATCGGGGCGACTTCGAACTCGCGATCACCGAACGGGGCGAGGTAGAGTCGGTCGGCGACGTCGAGATCCGCTCGGAGGTCAAGAACCCCGCAGGGTCGAACGGGCTCTCGATCCTCAAGATCGTGCCCGAGGGCGCCGTGGTCGATGCGGGCGAGTTCCTCGTCCAGCTCGATTCCGCCGCCCTCGAAGCGGACCGCACGATCCAGAAGATCGCGGTGAACACCGCCAAGGCGGCGGAGGTAGAGGCCCGCAACCTCTTCGAGACCTCCGTGATCGCGAAACAGGAGTACCAGCAGGGGCTGTTTATCCAAGAGCGACAAACAATTGAGAGCGAGATGTTCGTCGCAGAGGAAGACCTGAGCCGGGCGCGCGACTACTTGACCTACAGCAACCGGCTCGGCGCCAAAGGCTACGTAAGCGAACAACAGATCGAGGCGGACGAGTTCGCGGTCGAGCAGGCCAAGAAGGTGCTCGACGCCGCCAAGACCAAGCTGATGGTGCTCGAAGACTTCACCAAGGCCAAGATGGTCAAGACGCTCGAAAGCGACATCGCGATCAACGAGGCCAAATGGGGCGCGGCGCAGAACAGCTACGAGCTAGAAGCACAGAAGCTGCGCGACATCGAGCAACAGATCGCTTCCTGCACCATCGTCGCGCCGTCGGCCGGCGTGGTGAAGTACTCTCACGTGCGAGACCGCGGCGGGCAGGACGACTTCATCGTAGAAGAGGGCGCCGTTGTCCGCGAACGGCAGACCATCATCCGGCTCCCCGACCTCTCGACGATGCGGGTTGAGATGAAGGTGAACGAGTCGCTGGTGCAGTACGTCAAGGCCGGCATGCCGGCCTTGATCCGACCGATCGGCGTCGATGGGGCCGTGATCCGCGGCGTGGTGGAACGCGTCAATCAATACGCCGAACCCTCCGGCTGGCGCAAGGCAAACGTCAAGGAGTACATGGCGTATATCCGTATCGAAGGGGACACCACCGAGCTGCGCACCGGCATGACCGCGTCGGTGACCATCAAGTCGATGTTCACACCAAACGTCTTGCAAGCGCCGGTGCAGGCGGTGTATTCGCACGGCCCAGACAGCTACTGCTTTGTCGCACGCGACGGCGCCCTGGTCGCCCAGCGTGTCGAGTGCGGCCCCACCAACGACCGCTTCTACGTCATCCAGAACGGCCTCGATCTTGCGGACCACGTAGCGGTGAACCCGCGCAAGCTGCTCCGTTTCGTTTCATTGCCGGAGTTGCCCGCGGAGAAGGCCCAGCAGGCGGTAAGCACCGGAGTCGCCGAACCAGAGCCCACCGCCGAACGGACGGCACAGGCCGAATCGACGCCGGCGGCCTAG
- a CDS encoding class I SAM-dependent methyltransferase, translated as MSDTTPFFENVQTIYDDDHSDDLLALFLDDEMVYSCAYFERDDMSLGEAQIAKLDLSLGKCDLSPGQTLLDIGCGYGACAYRAAAKYGVNVIGLTLSEKQARHCREKMKGLPPEAGKVEIRLAGWEEFDQPVDRIVSIGAFEHFRRERFAQFFETAHRLLPADGRMMLHTIVAFDFPRLDSLGIEVTHENVLFGKFIQRKVFPGGQLFDPRVIEDFATKAGFRIERAQSLQLHYARTLETWAANLERRHDEAVAIKGEQGYAFFMKYLTGCAAHFRSGHIDVVQFTMVPR; from the coding sequence ATGAGCGACACAACCCCCTTCTTTGAGAACGTCCAGACGATCTACGACGACGATCATTCGGACGACCTGCTGGCGCTGTTTCTAGACGACGAGATGGTCTATAGCTGCGCCTACTTTGAGCGCGACGACATGTCGCTCGGCGAAGCACAGATCGCCAAGCTCGATCTTTCCCTCGGCAAGTGCGACCTCAGCCCCGGCCAGACGCTGCTAGACATCGGCTGCGGGTACGGCGCCTGCGCGTACCGCGCCGCGGCCAAGTACGGCGTGAACGTCATCGGGCTGACGCTCAGCGAGAAGCAGGCCAGGCACTGCCGCGAAAAGATGAAGGGGCTACCCCCGGAGGCAGGCAAGGTCGAGATCCGCCTGGCCGGCTGGGAAGAGTTCGATCAGCCGGTCGACCGCATCGTTAGCATCGGCGCCTTCGAACATTTCCGCCGGGAGCGGTTCGCCCAGTTCTTCGAAACGGCCCACCGGCTGCTGCCGGCAGACGGGCGGATGATGCTGCACACGATTGTCGCGTTCGATTTCCCTCGGCTAGATTCGCTGGGGATCGAGGTGACTCACGAGAACGTGCTGTTCGGCAAGTTCATTCAGCGGAAGGTCTTCCCCGGCGGCCAACTCTTCGACCCGCGTGTGATCGAGGACTTCGCCACCAAAGCGGGATTCCGGATCGAACGCGCCCAGTCGCTGCAGCTCCATTACGCGCGGACGCTGGAGACCTGGGCGGCGAACCTGGAGCGCCGCCACGACGAGGCGGTCGCCATCAAGGGAGAGCAAGGGTACGCCTTTTTCATGAAGTACCTCACCGGCTGCGCGGCCCACTTCCGATCGGGGCACATCGACGTGGTGCAGTTCACAATGGTTCCGCGGTAG
- a CDS encoding DUF6793 family protein — protein MPLFEIETDNHIIISWAQDSDSASAIVTDAYPSERVIRLTKRPRDTWVISKAALGIPNAADVCDSARDCLSKAQGDKVHAIRLYMHETGVDLEQARKAIESNMVMGW, from the coding sequence ATGCCTCTCTTCGAAATCGAGACGGACAACCACATCATTATCTCGTGGGCCCAGGACAGCGATTCTGCTTCGGCGATCGTCACAGACGCCTACCCCAGCGAGAGGGTGATCCGACTCACCAAACGGCCCCGTGACACCTGGGTCATCTCGAAGGCGGCGTTGGGCATTCCAAACGCCGCGGACGTGTGCGACTCCGCGCGCGATTGCCTATCGAAGGCGCAAGGAGACAAGGTGCACGCCATCCGCCTGTACATGCACGAGACCGGCGTGGACCTCGAACAGGCCCGCAAGGCGATCGAGTCGAACATGGTGATGGGCTGGTAG
- a CDS encoding GGDEF domain-containing protein yields the protein MTPIVGISASVALAAVALIGYLVGRMQRARLQAAAPCDEVRRATQIVARLESIAASLRRDLALHRSRVDRFSAGVRDAETRSDPDAWRRIRDEAQQALEPTLQLAGQVSSAYEQIRQQSEALAALTGGRTDPATGLPNSRMLEVTLASLLAAREGGADGLTVLMVCIEAPQTADAAAGVRKFASQAARLVEKHLRSGDYAATYGSLEFVVVMPGASAAGAGKSATRLRDALTAGLGAQASCGIAESLPGDSPKSLLSRADSAAYSARAAGGAQFVHTGGAIRPAEPACSGGSNVLLPAAAPPIVDFATPGFVLSGR from the coding sequence GTGACCCCAATCGTCGGAATCTCTGCAAGTGTCGCGCTCGCCGCGGTGGCCCTGATCGGCTACCTGGTAGGCCGCATGCAGCGTGCGCGTCTGCAGGCCGCTGCGCCGTGCGACGAAGTGCGCCGCGCCACTCAGATCGTTGCGCGTCTGGAATCGATCGCTGCTTCGCTGCGGCGAGATCTTGCGCTGCACCGTTCGCGCGTCGATCGCTTTAGCGCCGGCGTGCGGGACGCAGAAACGAGGAGCGATCCGGACGCGTGGCGCCGGATACGGGACGAAGCCCAACAGGCTCTGGAGCCGACCCTCCAGCTCGCCGGGCAGGTCAGTTCTGCCTACGAGCAAATCCGCCAGCAGTCCGAGGCGCTTGCCGCCCTGACGGGCGGGAGGACCGACCCCGCGACGGGGCTCCCGAACAGCCGGATGCTGGAGGTGACCCTGGCGTCTCTACTTGCCGCCCGAGAGGGAGGCGCCGACGGGCTGACGGTGCTGATGGTGTGCATCGAGGCCCCCCAGACCGCCGACGCCGCGGCCGGGGTGCGGAAGTTCGCTTCCCAGGCGGCCCGTCTGGTCGAAAAGCACCTGCGCTCGGGCGACTATGCAGCCACCTACGGCTCGCTGGAGTTTGTCGTGGTCATGCCGGGGGCCTCCGCGGCGGGGGCGGGCAAGTCTGCGACTCGCCTGCGCGACGCCCTGACCGCCGGGCTAGGGGCCCAGGCGAGCTGTGGGATCGCCGAGAGCCTGCCCGGGGATTCCCCCAAGAGCCTGCTCTCCCGAGCCGATTCTGCGGCCTACAGCGCCCGGGCGGCCGGTGGCGCCCAGTTTGTCCATACCGGGGGGGCAATCCGTCCCGCTGAACCGGCTTGTAGCGGCGGCTCGAACGTGCTGCTTCCCGCGGCTGCCCCGCCAATTGTTGACTTTGCCACGCCCGGTTTCGTACTATCGGGGCGGTAA
- the rlmKL gene encoding bifunctional 23S rRNA (guanine(2069)-N(7))-methyltransferase RlmK/23S rRNA (guanine(2445)-N(2))-methyltransferase RlmL, whose protein sequence is MTLQLVATAAFGLEAVVVRELAALGYEAKVRTPGRIYFTGDARAICRANLWLRSAERVLIEVATFAATDFGELFEGVRAAPWEQWIPSSGSFPVNGRSRKSQLSSVPACQKIVKKAIVERLRDAHGVVELPESGAEYAVEVALLDDRATVTLDTTGVGLHKRGYRPLNVAAPLRETLAAAIVQLSVWRPGRPLIDPFCGAGTIAIEAAMIGRNLAPGAQRTFAFEEWPGFDAAADRLAREEARDLAQGPLEERIVANDSDPDALKVARRHAAAAGVEEDIHFQQRDFGDLLSRRAYGCVIANPPYGERIGESRELAALYQSMPTVLRRLPTWSHYIITAYPEFERLLGQQADRRRKLYNGQIECTLFQFLGPKPPRGASADAEAATEGDEAPLTAPTSTPLPKRAKLAADQRPVFGGLRPEAARQTEELANRLAKTARHLRRWPEKRGVTCFRLYDRDIPDVPLAIDRYEDALHIAEYERPHERTPAQHADWLDLMTRTAADTLGVDRSLVFLKRRARQHGDEQYTRVGDEGAVRLVGEAGLQFRVNLSDYLDTGLFLDHRVTRAMVRDAAKGKRFLNLFAYTGAFSVYAAAGGAAETITVDLSPTYLDWAQENFAANALDGHAHYFVRDDSRRYVASLPEEPRFDLAVVDPPTFSNTKRTGPGASPTDDWDVQRDAAGLLEALALRMSPGGLVFFSTNFRRFRLDEAELPSYQVREISRQTVPEDFRNKRIHRCWRLTRRDEARPQAT, encoded by the coding sequence ATGACCCTCCAACTTGTCGCCACCGCAGCGTTCGGACTAGAAGCAGTCGTCGTGCGTGAGCTGGCCGCGCTGGGCTACGAGGCCAAGGTGCGGACGCCCGGCCGAATCTACTTTACAGGCGACGCGAGGGCGATCTGCCGCGCCAACCTGTGGCTCCGATCCGCGGAACGCGTCTTGATCGAGGTCGCCACTTTCGCGGCCACCGACTTCGGCGAGCTCTTCGAGGGCGTGCGGGCGGCGCCCTGGGAGCAGTGGATCCCCAGCTCCGGATCGTTTCCGGTGAACGGCCGTAGCCGGAAGAGCCAACTATCGAGCGTTCCCGCGTGCCAGAAGATCGTCAAGAAAGCGATTGTTGAACGGCTACGCGACGCGCACGGCGTGGTTGAACTGCCAGAATCAGGCGCCGAGTACGCCGTGGAAGTGGCGTTGCTCGACGACCGCGCAACGGTGACCCTAGACACCACGGGGGTCGGCCTGCACAAGCGGGGGTACCGGCCGTTGAACGTCGCGGCCCCGCTCCGCGAGACGCTGGCCGCCGCCATCGTGCAGTTGAGCGTATGGCGCCCGGGGCGTCCGTTGATCGACCCGTTCTGCGGCGCCGGCACGATCGCAATCGAGGCGGCCATGATCGGCCGCAACCTGGCGCCGGGCGCCCAGCGGACGTTCGCCTTCGAGGAGTGGCCCGGGTTCGACGCCGCGGCCGACCGCCTCGCCCGCGAAGAAGCACGCGACCTTGCACAAGGTCCGCTCGAAGAACGGATCGTCGCCAACGATTCCGACCCCGACGCCCTCAAGGTCGCCCGCCGGCACGCGGCGGCCGCGGGGGTTGAAGAAGACATCCACTTCCAACAACGCGACTTTGGCGACCTGCTGAGTCGACGCGCTTACGGGTGCGTCATCGCCAACCCCCCGTACGGGGAGCGGATCGGCGAGAGCCGCGAACTGGCCGCCCTGTACCAGTCGATGCCTACGGTGCTGCGCAGGCTCCCGACATGGTCGCACTACATCATCACGGCGTATCCGGAGTTCGAGCGTCTGCTCGGGCAGCAGGCCGACCGCCGGCGGAAGCTGTACAACGGCCAGATCGAGTGCACGCTGTTTCAGTTCTTGGGGCCCAAGCCGCCACGGGGCGCGTCGGCGGACGCCGAGGCCGCGACCGAGGGGGACGAGGCGCCGCTGACGGCGCCGACGTCGACTCCGCTTCCAAAGCGGGCCAAGCTCGCCGCGGATCAACGCCCCGTGTTCGGCGGGTTGCGCCCGGAGGCGGCCCGGCAGACCGAAGAGCTGGCCAACCGGCTCGCCAAAACCGCCCGCCACCTGCGACGCTGGCCGGAGAAGCGGGGCGTCACCTGCTTCCGTTTGTACGACCGGGACATCCCGGACGTCCCTCTGGCGATCGACCGCTACGAAGACGCGCTGCATATCGCGGAGTACGAGCGGCCGCACGAACGCACACCGGCCCAGCACGCGGATTGGCTCGACCTGATGACCCGGACCGCGGCGGACACTCTGGGCGTGGATCGCTCGCTGGTCTTTCTCAAGCGACGCGCCCGACAGCACGGCGACGAGCAGTACACCCGGGTCGGCGACGAGGGAGCGGTGCGTCTGGTTGGCGAGGCGGGCCTGCAATTCCGCGTCAATCTATCGGACTACCTAGACACGGGCCTGTTCCTCGATCACCGCGTGACGCGGGCCATGGTGCGCGACGCCGCGAAGGGGAAGCGGTTTCTCAACCTGTTCGCGTACACCGGCGCGTTCTCGGTCTACGCCGCCGCCGGCGGCGCGGCCGAGACGATCACCGTGGACCTCTCGCCGACCTACCTCGACTGGGCTCAAGAGAACTTCGCGGCGAACGCCCTCGATGGGCACGCCCACTACTTTGTCCGCGACGACAGCCGCAGGTACGTCGCCAGCCTGCCGGAGGAGCCCAGGTTCGACCTGGCCGTCGTCGACCCGCCGACCTTCTCCAACACCAAACGCACCGGGCCGGGCGCCAGTCCGACGGACGACTGGGACGTGCAGCGCGATGCCGCCGGGCTGCTCGAAGCGCTCGCGCTCCGGATGTCGCCCGGAGGCTTGGTCTTCTTCTCGACCAATTTCCGACGGTTCCGGCTCGACGAGGCGGAACTCCCAAGCTACCAGGTCCGGGAGATCAGCCGGCAGACCGTCCCCGAAGACTTCCGCAACAAGCGGATCCACCGCTGCTGGCGGCTCACGCGTCGAGACGAGGCTCGCCCCCAAGCCACGTAG
- a CDS encoding superoxide dismutase, giving the protein MAYSLPDLPYALGALEPHIDAKTMEIHHGKHHKAYVDKVNAALEGSGVPEQSIEDLCRNIATVPENIRGAVRNNGGGHANHSLFWTVMSASGGAKPTGALADAIEAELGGYEKFKEAFSNAAATRFGSGWAWLSVDGSGKLLVESTPNQDNPYMEGRTPILGLDVWEHAYYLHYQNRRPDYITAFFNVIDWDAVAERYAAAGK; this is encoded by the coding sequence ATGGCCTATTCTCTCCCCGATCTTCCCTACGCCCTGGGTGCGTTGGAGCCCCACATCGACGCGAAGACGATGGAGATCCACCACGGAAAGCACCACAAGGCGTACGTAGACAAGGTGAACGCGGCGCTGGAGGGTTCTGGCGTCCCGGAGCAGAGCATTGAAGACTTGTGCCGCAACATCGCCACCGTTCCGGAGAACATCCGCGGCGCCGTGCGTAACAACGGCGGCGGTCACGCGAACCACTCCTTGTTCTGGACCGTCATGAGCGCCTCGGGCGGCGCCAAGCCGACCGGCGCGCTCGCCGACGCGATCGAGGCAGAGCTGGGCGGATACGAGAAGTTCAAGGAAGCGTTTTCCAACGCCGCCGCGACCCGGTTCGGCAGCGGCTGGGCGTGGTTGAGCGTCGATGGTTCGGGCAAGTTGCTGGTGGAGAGCACCCCCAACCAGGACAACCCGTACATGGAAGGCCGCACCCCCATCCTGGGCCTCGACGTCTGGGAGCACGCCTACTACCTGCACTACCAAAACCGCCGGCCCGACTACATCACGGCGTTCTTCAACGTGATCGATTGGGACGCGGTGGCGGAGCGTTACGCCGCGGCCGGCAAGTAG
- a CDS encoding diguanylate cyclase domain-containing protein codes for MAVPPLDQLCLAAEASGLSAAPVCPSRGMPSVQGRLGMASALFTALRCKHTPTADHCYRVAVSCSTWGAALRMPEHLRDVLESAALLHDIGKIGVPDAVMLKPGRLNDDEYEIISRHPDLASHVLMAAGAPQGVIDTLLEMSQWFDGSNRPIDGRGAPPSVTARMLAIADAFDSMTTDHIYRPAKTRDAALAELLKHSGTQFDPDLVRSFTEHFAQDQSALREEVGRRWLSALTPHESPVGWHPEEAIVGPLNSDPTTARSAFEQSLIDNMHDGVIFVDSQLRITLWNTGMQRLAGVDPSAAIGQLLRPTLLDMAEASGRRMADDECPVTAAIRGGVQDIRRVSILGRSGKHVYVDLHVVPVRQPAGAAIMLRDVSSEQSLEARCLALHVEMTKDPMTQVANRAEFDRMLEQFIETHLASGLACSLVMADIDRFKLINDTHGHQAGDTAIIAFANLLKTLCRSGDLVARYGGEEFVVLCADCGLNAAARRAELMRKKLAAMVHECLGNQPFTASFGVTELQAGDTPETLIRRADRGLLMAKEQGRNQVVQLGGDAVEAKKAQGAWWTGFSFGRGAGATGERRSSGVVEVALVCDVPMNVAVEKLRGFISDHDAKIVKTGENRLRMTTQCASVDRSMRKGDKPIAFQIDLTLSETHTERCNTAGLAAGKYVQTVAEVQIRPRRDGDLRRAGAVERARLLLASLKSYLMAKEQTAQA; via the coding sequence ATGGCTGTGCCCCCGCTGGACCAGTTGTGCCTCGCCGCCGAGGCCAGCGGGCTCAGCGCCGCCCCGGTATGCCCGTCGCGTGGGATGCCGTCCGTGCAAGGCCGGCTGGGGATGGCGTCGGCGTTGTTTACCGCGTTGCGCTGCAAGCACACGCCGACGGCCGACCACTGCTATCGCGTCGCCGTCTCGTGCAGCACCTGGGGCGCCGCGCTGCGGATGCCCGAGCACCTGCGTGACGTGCTGGAGTCGGCCGCGTTGCTGCACGACATCGGCAAGATCGGCGTGCCCGACGCGGTAATGCTCAAGCCGGGCCGGCTCAACGATGACGAGTACGAGATCATCAGCCGGCACCCGGACCTCGCCAGCCACGTGCTGATGGCCGCAGGCGCCCCGCAGGGGGTCATCGATACCCTGCTCGAGATGTCGCAGTGGTTCGACGGATCCAATCGCCCGATCGATGGCCGCGGGGCCCCTCCATCGGTAACGGCGCGGATGCTGGCGATCGCCGACGCGTTCGACTCGATGACGACCGATCACATCTATCGCCCCGCCAAAACGCGAGACGCGGCGCTTGCCGAGCTGTTGAAGCACTCCGGCACTCAGTTTGATCCCGACCTGGTGCGGAGCTTCACCGAGCACTTCGCTCAAGACCAGAGCGCCCTGCGTGAGGAAGTCGGCCGACGCTGGCTGAGCGCGTTAACGCCGCACGAATCTCCGGTGGGGTGGCATCCCGAGGAGGCGATCGTAGGGCCGCTGAACAGCGACCCAACCACGGCCAGGAGCGCCTTCGAGCAGTCGCTGATCGACAACATGCACGACGGGGTTATCTTCGTCGATTCGCAGCTCCGCATCACGCTGTGGAACACGGGGATGCAGCGCCTCGCCGGGGTCGACCCCAGCGCCGCGATCGGCCAGTTGCTCCGCCCAACCCTCCTCGACATGGCCGAGGCCAGCGGACGCAGGATGGCGGACGACGAATGCCCCGTGACGGCCGCGATCCGCGGCGGCGTGCAAGACATCCGCCGGGTGAGCATCCTCGGACGCAGCGGCAAGCACGTTTACGTCGACCTCCACGTGGTCCCGGTGCGTCAACCGGCCGGCGCCGCGATTATGCTCCGCGACGTCTCGAGCGAGCAGAGCCTGGAGGCCCGCTGCTTGGCGCTGCACGTTGAGATGACCAAAGACCCGATGACGCAGGTGGCCAACAGGGCCGAGTTCGATCGGATGCTTGAGCAGTTCATCGAGACCCACTTGGCCTCGGGGCTGGCCTGCAGCCTTGTGATGGCGGACATCGACCGATTCAAGCTGATCAACGACACGCACGGCCACCAGGCGGGCGACACCGCGATCATCGCCTTCGCCAACCTGCTGAAGACCTTGTGCCGCTCCGGCGACCTGGTCGCCCGCTACGGCGGCGAAGAGTTCGTCGTGCTGTGTGCAGACTGCGGCCTCAACGCCGCGGCCCGCCGGGCGGAGCTGATGCGGAAGAAGCTGGCCGCCATGGTGCACGAGTGCCTGGGCAATCAGCCGTTTACGGCCAGCTTTGGAGTTACGGAACTGCAGGCGGGGGACACCCCGGAAACTTTGATCCGCCGCGCTGATCGCGGCTTGCTGATGGCCAAGGAGCAGGGCCGAAACCAAGTGGTCCAACTCGGAGGAGATGCGGTGGAAGCCAAGAAAGCGCAAGGCGCGTGGTGGACGGGGTTCTCGTTCGGCCGCGGCGCCGGCGCCACGGGTGAGCGTCGGTCGTCCGGAGTCGTCGAGGTCGCGCTGGTGTGCGACGTGCCCATGAACGTGGCGGTCGAGAAGCTCCGCGGCTTTATCTCCGACCACGACGCCAAGATCGTCAAAACCGGTGAGAACCGGCTGCGGATGACCACCCAGTGCGCTTCGGTCGATCGATCGATGCGCAAAGGGGACAAGCCGATCGCCTTCCAGATCGACCTGACCCTCTCCGAAACCCACACGGAGCGCTGCAACACGGCCGGATTGGCGGCCGGAAAGTACGTGCAAACGGTCGCCGAAGTGCAGATCCGGCCCCGCCGGGACGGCGACCTACGCCGGGCCGGCGCGGTCGAGAGGGCTCGGCTCCTGTTGGCCAGCCTGAAGTCGTACTTGATGGCCAAAGAACAAACGGCCCAGGCCTAA
- the gltX gene encoding glutamate--tRNA ligase encodes MTVRTRFAPSPTGYLHIGGVRTALFNWLLARQAGGQFLLRIDDTDAERNVEEALEPILHGFRWLGLDWDEGPGAEGPHGPYFQSQRAGLYQDAVDRLLACGAAYRDFATPEELQAERDAATAAGVPFTYSRKWMAESDADAQRFAGAGRAGVVRLKMPREGTLVLDDLVRGQVRFDWAREQDHVVQRADGTCLYHLATVVDDHAMQITHVVRAEEHLSNTPRQAFIYQALGHEAPRFAHLPVVAEPGSKNKLSKRKLDKYLKHRDFAGLMARGQQIADRVGLKTSAETFNPVIVDFYEQIGFLPDALLNYLLLLGWSLDDSTEEFTREAMIESFSLERVNKSPASFDPQKLLSFQDRAMQQLPLKQRVSCCVHFLRLAGLVSDPPACDTGPYVTQIVAAAGDRIKLAGDILDYDDFFIADDALPYDPKAFEKRIAKPDEAVGLLSGFRDLLTNTSEELTAASAETMLKQFLEAQNAQIGQLIHALRVALTGKGVGFGVFDQLAILGPERSARRIDRAIHTARGGDASG; translated from the coding sequence ATGACCGTCCGTACCCGCTTCGCTCCCAGCCCCACCGGTTACCTGCACATCGGCGGGGTCCGCACGGCGCTGTTCAACTGGTTGCTCGCCCGCCAGGCCGGCGGCCAGTTTTTGTTGCGGATCGACGACACAGACGCCGAGCGGAATGTCGAGGAGGCCCTCGAGCCGATCCTGCACGGGTTCCGCTGGCTGGGGCTCGACTGGGACGAGGGGCCCGGCGCCGAAGGCCCGCACGGGCCCTATTTCCAGTCGCAGCGTGCGGGACTGTACCAGGACGCGGTCGACCGGCTCCTGGCGTGCGGGGCCGCCTACCGCGACTTCGCCACCCCGGAAGAACTGCAGGCCGAGCGCGACGCCGCTACCGCGGCCGGCGTGCCGTTCACCTATAGCCGCAAGTGGATGGCCGAATCGGACGCGGACGCCCAGCGTTTTGCTGGCGCCGGCCGTGCCGGCGTGGTGCGTCTGAAGATGCCCCGCGAAGGGACGCTGGTGCTGGACGACCTGGTCCGCGGGCAGGTGCGGTTCGATTGGGCGCGCGAGCAAGACCACGTCGTGCAGCGCGCCGACGGCACGTGCCTGTACCATTTGGCGACGGTCGTGGACGACCACGCCATGCAGATCACCCACGTCGTCCGCGCCGAAGAGCACCTGTCCAACACGCCCAGACAGGCGTTTATCTACCAGGCGCTCGGGCACGAGGCCCCCCGCTTCGCTCACCTGCCGGTGGTCGCGGAGCCGGGGAGCAAGAACAAGCTCAGCAAACGCAAGCTCGACAAGTACCTCAAGCACCGCGACTTCGCCGGTTTGATGGCCCGCGGCCAGCAGATCGCCGACCGGGTCGGGTTGAAAACCTCTGCGGAGACGTTCAACCCGGTGATCGTTGACTTCTACGAGCAGATCGGGTTTCTTCCAGACGCGCTGCTCAACTACCTGCTGCTGCTCGGTTGGTCGCTCGACGATTCGACCGAAGAGTTTACTCGCGAGGCGATGATCGAGTCGTTCTCGCTCGAACGCGTCAACAAATCGCCCGCTAGTTTCGACCCGCAGAAGCTGCTTTCGTTCCAGGACCGGGCGATGCAGCAGCTCCCACTCAAGCAGCGGGTCTCGTGCTGCGTGCACTTCCTGCGGCTAGCGGGGCTGGTGAGCGACCCACCGGCGTGCGACACCGGGCCCTACGTGACGCAGATCGTCGCGGCGGCCGGCGACCGCATCAAGCTGGCGGGCGACATCCTGGACTACGACGACTTCTTTATTGCGGACGACGCCCTGCCGTACGACCCCAAGGCGTTCGAGAAGAGGATCGCCAAACCGGACGAGGCGGTTGGCCTGCTCTCGGGGTTCCGCGACCTTCTGACTAACACTAGCGAGGAGCTTACCGCCGCGTCCGCGGAGACGATGCTCAAGCAGTTTCTCGAGGCCCAAAACGCCCAGATCGGTCAGTTGATCCATGCCCTGCGGGTGGCGCTCACCGGAAAGGGGGTCGGGTTTGGCGTCTTCGATCAACTGGCGATCCTCGGCCCAGAACGGAGCGCCAGGCGGATCGACCGAGCGATCCACACCGCCCGCGGGGGGGACGCGTCGGGCTAA